CTCGTCAATGAGCCGGCCAAGGGGCAGGTCGAGACGATCAATCAGACGCTGCTCGCCACCCGCAACTAGTGTCCCGAATCCGAAGTTCCCCACAGCCTCCGGGACCTTCCGAGCGAACTTCGGAATCGGAAGGACACTAGAAAACTTAATGGTTCTAGTGTGCTTTTGAACGCGAAGTTCCTGTCGATGCTAGCCGCCTGATATCAGGAACTTCGCGTTCAGCACACTAGCGGCGGAACAGGGAGCCCCTTGCAGGCTTAAAGCCGGGCATGGCACAGTCATGCCAATAAGAATCTACAGGGAGGGTACCAAAGTGAAAGCGTTGAAACTGATGTCCGCCGCCTGTGCGGCGGGTGCTGCCATGCTGCTGGCGGCAGGCCTGGCTCAGGCCGCCGAGAAACTCGTGATCTCCAACTGGGACGGCTACATGCCGAAGGACCTGCCGGAGAAGTTCAAGGCGGAGACCGGCATCGAGCTTGAGGTCGCGGTGCATGCGACCAATGAGGAAATCATGGGCAAGGTCGTCGCCTCGAAGGGCGAGGGCTATGATGTGATCTTCGTCTCCTCGCCCTTCGCCGAGGCCTTGAACAAGCTCGGCATCGCCGCCAAGCTCGATCACAGCAAAATCCCCAATCTCGCCAATCTTTACCCAGAAGCCAGCCAGCTCAAGCACGATCCGGGCAATACCTTCTCCATCCCCTATAGCTGGGGTACCACCGGTCTCTGCTACCGCTCGGATGTGGTGAAAACGGCGCCAACGAGCTGGAACGATCTGCTCAAGCCCGCCGACGACCTCAAGGGCAAGACCACCATGCTGTCGACCGACCGCTGGCTGATGGCGGCGGGCGAGTTGGCGCTCGGCATGTCGGTCAACGAGGTCGATCTCGCGAAGCTCGACCAGGTGAAGGCGCTCCTCATCGACACCAAGAAAACCCTGCTCGCTTACGACGATACGACCTTCTATTCAAAGCTCGTCTCAGGCGAGGCCTCGCTCGTCCAGGCCTGGGATGGCTGGTGCAATTACGGCATCGCCGAGAACCCCAAGATCAAATATGTCGTACCCAAGGAGGGATCCGATCTCTGGGTCGACACGATGGTGGTGATCGAAGGCTCGAAGAACAAGGACGCCGCCTACAAATTTCTTGACTACATCCTGAAGGCCGATACCGGCAAATGGGTCGTCGAGAACATCATGTACAAGACGCCTAACAAGGCCGGCATGGACGCGATCGACAAGACCATGCTGGAGACATATCCGAACATGGCCATCCCGCCGGCCGATCTCCTGAAATACGAGCAGTTGCGCGATCTGGGCGACGGCATGAAGACATTCTCGAAGGTCGTCACCGAGATCACCTCTTCGAAATAGGCGAAAACCTTGCGGGAGCGGTCCCGGTTGGGATCGCTCCCCGAAACGGTGTCATGCCGCAAAGACTGGCTTCCTTTCTTCTGATGCTTCCCGGTCTCCTGTGGCTGGGCATTCTGATGGTGGTGCCTTGCGCCATTATCCTGGTGACCGCTTTCTACGACCGCGGCATCTACGGCGGCGTCGACTGGTCGGTCGCGACCCTGGGCAATTTCAGCCGCGCCGGTGAATGGCTCTATCTGTCGATCTTCCTCGATTCCGCCCGCATCGCCGCACTCGCCGCCTTCTTGGCACTGCTCGTCGGCTATCCCGCGGCCTACGCCATCGCCAAGTCGGTGCCCCGTCACCAGACGGCCCTGTTGTTCCTGGCGATGCTGCCCTTCTGGACGAATTATCTGATCCGCACCTATGCCTGGATCGTGCTGCTCAACCCGACCGGCCTCGCCAACAATTTCCTGCAATGGCTGGGCCTCACCAGCGCGCCCTTGCCGCTGCTCTACAACGAATTCGCCGTCATTGTCGGGCTTGTCTACAACTACGTGCCCTTCGTTATTCTCGCCGTTTATTCGGCGCTGCAGCGCCTCGACCCGTCTTATGCCGAGGCCTCGCGCGACCTCGGCGCCGGGGCGCTTACCACTTTCTGGCGCATCACCTTGCCCTTGACGGCGCCCGGCGTCGCGGCAGGAGCCGTCTTCGTCTTCGTGCTTTCGATCGGCAACTTCGTCACCCCGGATCTCCTGGGCGGCGGCAAGCTGCAGATGGTCGGTAATCTGATTTATGACCAGTTTCTGACGGCGCGCGACTGGCCTTTCGGCTCGGCCCTGTCCGTCATCCTGATCGCCGTGATGCTGCTCCTGCTGTTCGCGCAGGCGGTCGCCGCCAACCGGGCGCGCGGGGAGGGACGAGGCCATGCGTAAGGCCTATCTCGCTCTCGTCTATGTCTTTCTCTACACGCCGATCGCCGTGCTGATGATCCTGTCGTTCAATAAGGCGGGCATGCCCACAGCCTGGACCGGTTTCTCGACGGAGTGGTACGGGAAATTGCTGGAAAGCCCGAAAATCATCGCCGCCGCGAGGAATTCGCTGATCGTCGCCATCGCCTCGACGCTCATCGCCACGACGATCGGCACGCTGCTGGCGCTGGGCGTCGAGCGCCGCAAGGCCTCGTCCGGGCTCGACGCCTTGCTGTTCATGCCGATGATCATTCCCGACATTGTGCTCGCGATAGCACTTCTCTCCTTCTTCACTCTGGTGAAATTCACGCTCGGCCTGCACTCGATCATCCTGGCGCATGTGGTGTTCAACATCGCCTTTGTCTGCGCCGTGGTACGCGCCAGGCTCAAGAGCTTTGACTGGTCGCTGACCGAGGCTTCGCGCGACCTGGGCGCCGGCGCCTTGACCACCTTTCGCAAGATCACCTTCCCGCTCATCTGGCCGGCGGTGATCGCCGCCGCCCTCCTTGCCTTCACGCTCTCGGTCGATGAATTCATCATCGCCTATTTCACCGCCGGGGCCGGACAGGGATCGACCACCTTGCCGATGCAGATCTATGCGATGATCCGCTTCGGTGTGACGCCCGAGATCAATGCGATGGCGACGATCATCCTGCTCGTCAGCTTCGCGCTGGTCCTGATGGCGCAACGTTTCAACCGCGGCGCTGTGCCGGGGACATGACAATCTGAGAGCGGAGGCGAAAGGGAACGCATCATGGCGAAGAAGGCAGTGAAGAAGAAGGCGGCCAAGAAGACTGTAAAGAAAGTGGCGGTGAAGAAGAAAGCGCGCAAGGTCGCGAAGAAGCCGAAGAAGGTCATTGCGCTCTTCCCGGAAGCCGCCTTCGGACCAGCTCTCAATTCGGTCGGCATCGGTCAGGCGCTCGAGAAGCTCGGCCATAAGGTGGTGTTCCTGTCCGATCCGGGGTTCCTCGATGTGTATAAGGGCTATGGTTTCGAGGCTCATCCGGTCAATCTGTCCGAACCGCTGCCACCCGAGGAAATGGCGAAATTCTGGGTGGACTTCATCAACGGCCACATTCCGAACTTCCGCAAGTCTCCCTATGACCAGATCGACAACTATGTGAAGGGCTGCTGGGAGATGATCGTCGAAACGGCGAAATGGGCCGAGAAGGACCTGCCGGGCGTGCTCACCAGGGTCAAGCCGGATGTCGTCTGCGTCGACAATGTGATCCTCTTTCCGGCGATCAAGCACTATGCCCGCGACAACGACAAGCCCTGGGTACGCGTGATCTCCTGTTCGGAGAACGAGATCGAGGATCCGGATATCCCGCCGCATCTGTCGGGTTGCGGTGAGAAGGACAAGAATGGTTTCGCGCGCTATCGCGAGCGCTTCAACGATGTGATCGGGCCGATCCATGACAACTTCAACCAGTTCCTGAAGAGTGTCGGCGAAGCGGAGTATCCGCTTGGTCAGTTCTTCGAGGCCTCGCCGCATATGAATCTGCTGCTCTATCCATCCGCGGTAAAGTTCAAGCGTCGCCACAAGCTGTCGCCCAGGCAGTTCCAGTATCTCGAGGGCTGCGTGCGCAAGGATGCGCCTTACAAGGTGCCTAAGTTCAAGAAGAACAATGACAAGCCCTTGCTCTATGTGAGCTTCGGGTCGCTGGGCTCGGGCGATGTCGATCTCTTGAAGCGGCTCATCGTCACGATCGGAAAATTGCCGGTCCGCGCGCTGGTCAATGTGGGCGATTACATGGATCAGTACACCGATGTGCCGCCCAATGTGCATATCGACAAATGGTATCCGCAGCCTTCGGTCATTCCACAGGTCGACGCCGTCATCCATCATGGCGGCAACAACTCCTTCACGGAATGCCTCTATTTCGGCAAGCCCGCGCTCATCATGCCTTATGTCTGGGACGGCCACGACAATGCGACGCGGGTCGAGGAGACAGGCCACGGCTTCAAGCTCGATCGCTATGAGTGGACGGATGAGGTCATGGCCGACCGCATCACGAGGATGCTGACCGACAAGAAGATGAAGGCGAAGCTCAAGAAGACGTCCAGTGACATGCGCAAGCAGAAGGGGCCGGCGAAGGCCGCGAAGGTCATCGACGGGCTGCTGCGCCGCAGGAAGGCCGCCTGATGTCGAAGGGACTTGCATCGACCGCGCCCCATATAGCGGACCCCGCGTCTTATGCGGGACCGCTCAAGGACTGGGGGCATCAGCCCAATCCGATCGCCGGTGATTCCAAGAGCGACGGCGTGCTGCTGCACAAGGGGCCCAACGGTCAGCCGGAAGTGGGGCTCTGGCAATGCACGCCCGGCACCTGGCCGCTGTCGATCCCGCGCGATGAATTGTGCTACTTCGTCTCAGGGAGAGCGACCTACACGCATCAGTCGGGCGAGACGATCGAGATTGTTCCGGGGACGGCGGTACTGTTCCCGGCCGGCTGGACCGGAATCTGCGTGGTCCACGAGACCATGCGCAATGTATATATATTGAGGTAGAAACGAGGACTTCGCACTCACCTCTCATGCGTCACCCCGGCGAAAGCCGGGGCCCATTGAATAAGGCAAGCCGGGCGGCGCTGCTCGTTTGGCAAGACCGTAATGGATCCCGGCTTTCGCCGGGATGACGAAATGGGAGGGGACGATGTAACAGGAGCAAGAATGCCGACCAATCTCAATTCATCCGCGCCGCATATCGTCGATCCGGCGAACTATCCGGGCCCGTTTAAGGACTGGGGCGTCATTCCCACCATGATCGAAGGGGAGTCACGCACATCCGGCATCGTTCTGCACAAGGGACCAGAGGGCCAGAGTGAGACCGGCATCTGGATCTGCACGCCCGGCTATTGGAACTGCTATGTCACCAAGGACGAGTTCTGCCATTTCCTGACCGGCCGCTGCACCTATACGCATGAAAGCGGCGATGTGATCGAGATCGGACCCGACACCACGGCCTTCTTCCCGCAGGACTGGAAAGGCACCTGCCGGGTGCATGAGACGATCCGCAAAGTCTACATGATCCGGTAGCGCCCATGGATTTCGATCCGGCGGCCGGCCAGATATTCCGCGCCAATGACTGGACCGTTCCGGCCGGCGTGAAATTCCGCGACATCGTCAACCCGGCCGATCTCAGCATCGCCGGGCGCATCGCGCTTTCGACGCCGGCGCTCGCCGAGGAGGTTGCCGGCGAAGCCCTGGCGGCGCAGCGGTCATGGAAGCGCGTCGACGCCAAGACGCGGGCGAGGATGCTCCATGACCTGGCGGACTCGATCGCCAAGGCCGATATACACGACGTCGCGCGCCTCATGGTGCTGGAGATGGGCAAGCCTTATCCGGAAGCGATAGGCGAACTTCTCAATGTGGCGCCTGCCTTCCGCTATTTCGCCGAGATGGCGCGCGACGATGCCGGCAAGGTCGCCGGCACGACGCAGACGGGCTCCTTCCAGTTTTCGCGCTACGAGCCCTATGGCGTCTCCGTCCACATCATGCCGTTCAACTTCCCCATCCTCTTGATGTGTTGGACGGTGGCGGCCTCGCTCGCCGCCGGCAATGCCTGCATCGTCAAACCGGCGGAGGCGACGAGCCTGTGCACGCTCGCCTTCATGGAGCATTTCAGCAAGGTCCTGCCGCGGGGCCTCGTCTCCTGCCTCACCGGCGGCGCCGACGTGGCCCAAGCGCTGATCCGCTCACGGAACACCCATGCGGTGGCGTTCACCGGCAGTGTCACGAGCGGGCGCGCCGTCGCCATGGCCTGCGCCGAGAAGTTCAAGCCCTGCATCATCGAGGCGGGCGGCAATGATCCGATGATCATCTCGGAGCATGCGCCGCTCGATGTCGCGGTGCCGGGCGCCACCATGGCCGCCTTTCATCTGTCGGGCCAGATCTGCACATCGGCGGAGCGCTTCTTCGTGCATGAAAAGGTGCACGATGAGTTCGTCGATCGCATGGCGGCAATGGCGCGGACGCTGCGCATCGGCCACGGCCTTGAGGAAACAGAGCTCGGTCCGCTGGTGTCGGAGGCCGCCCGCGCCAGGTGATCCGCCTCGTCGGCGAAGCGCGGGAGCAGGGGGCGACGATCGTCTGTGGTGGCCGGGTTCCTGCTGAGCGCAATGTCGGGTGGTTCTATGAGCCGACCATTCTCACCGGCTGCACGCCTCATATGACGGTGATGCGTGATGAGATCTTCGGGCCGGTCGCGGCCATCTGCAAAGTGTCGTCCTTCGAGGAGGCGCTTGGCTTCGCCAATGACAGCGATTTCGGCCTCGGCGCCTCGGTCTTCACCACCGATCTGAAGGAAGCGATGCAGGCGGCGGAAACACTCGAAGCCGGCATGGTCTGGGTGAACAACCCGCTGATCGACAATGATGCCTTGCCCTTCGGTGGCTGGAAGATGTCGGGGCTTGGCCGCGAATTAGGCCGCCAGGGATTAGACGCCTTCCGGCGCTCGAAGATGGTCATCATCGACCATGAGCCCGCCGTGCAGGACTGGTGGTATCCCTATCCGAAGGACTGGTTCTATAAGGGAAAGGGCCGCATTTAGAGCAAATCCCGCCAAAGTTGAAGACTTTGGCGGCAGGGATTTGCTCCAAGATATTGATTTGGCGCGGATCCTTGTCGGCGAAGTGATTCCACTTCGCCGGGATGCGCGCTAGCGGCCCTTTCTGTCACTTCACCAGGATGTTGCTGAACTGCCAGGGATCGCGCTTGTCGATCTCCTCGGCGAACAGCGTCTGGCGGTCGGTGAGCGGGTTCCAGTCGGTATAGACGCCGGTCATCTGGCCGAGATAGGGCATCTGCACTTCGAGGCAGCGGCGGAAATCCATCTCATCCGTCTCAACGACGCCGGCCTTCGGATTCTCGATCGCCCAGACCATGCCGGCAAGCACCGCGCTGGTGACCTGGAGACCGGTCGCGTTCTGGTACGGCGCCAGCTTGCGCGCCTCTTCGATGGTCAGCTGCGAGCCATACCAATAGGCGTTCTTCTTGTGGCCATAGATGAGAACGCCGAGTTCGTCGCGTCCGTCGAGGATTTCGTCCTCTTCGAGAATATGGATATGCGACTGCTTCTTGCCGGCATTGCCGAACATCTCGTGCATCGACAGCACCGCGTCATTGCAGGGATGATAGGCGTAGTGGCAGGTCGGCCGGTAGGTGACTTTGCGGCCCTCACGCACGGTGAAATAATCGGCGATCGAGATCGCCTCATTATGGGTGACGAGGAAGCCATATTGCGGTCCGGGCGTGGGCGTCCAGGTGCGCACCTTGGTCTCGGCACCCGGCCGTGTGATATAGATCGCCGCGCCGCAGCCGGTCTTGTGCTTCTTGCCGCCCGGCGGCAGCTTCTTCTCATGCGTGCCCCAGCCGAGCTCGGCCGGCTGCAGGCCTTCCGAGATGAAACCTTCCACCGACCAGGTGTTGACGAAGGTGTCGAGCGGCTTGGGCTTCTTGGCGCGCTGCGTGTCGCGCTCGGCGA
This genomic stretch from Nordella sp. HKS 07 harbors:
- a CDS encoding spermidine/putrescine ABC transporter substrate-binding protein translates to MKALKLMSAACAAGAAMLLAAGLAQAAEKLVISNWDGYMPKDLPEKFKAETGIELEVAVHATNEEIMGKVVASKGEGYDVIFVSSPFAEALNKLGIAAKLDHSKIPNLANLYPEASQLKHDPGNTFSIPYSWGTTGLCYRSDVVKTAPTSWNDLLKPADDLKGKTTMLSTDRWLMAAGELALGMSVNEVDLAKLDQVKALLIDTKKTLLAYDDTTFYSKLVSGEASLVQAWDGWCNYGIAENPKIKYVVPKEGSDLWVDTMVVIEGSKNKDAAYKFLDYILKADTGKWVVENIMYKTPNKAGMDAIDKTMLETYPNMAIPPADLLKYEQLRDLGDGMKTFSKVVTEITSSK
- a CDS encoding ABC transporter permease, with the translated sequence MPQRLASFLLMLPGLLWLGILMVVPCAIILVTAFYDRGIYGGVDWSVATLGNFSRAGEWLYLSIFLDSARIAALAAFLALLVGYPAAYAIAKSVPRHQTALLFLAMLPFWTNYLIRTYAWIVLLNPTGLANNFLQWLGLTSAPLPLLYNEFAVIVGLVYNYVPFVILAVYSALQRLDPSYAEASRDLGAGALTTFWRITLPLTAPGVAAGAVFVFVLSIGNFVTPDLLGGGKLQMVGNLIYDQFLTARDWPFGSALSVILIAVMLLLLFAQAVAANRARGEGRGHA
- a CDS encoding ABC transporter permease, with amino-acid sequence MRKAYLALVYVFLYTPIAVLMILSFNKAGMPTAWTGFSTEWYGKLLESPKIIAAARNSLIVAIASTLIATTIGTLLALGVERRKASSGLDALLFMPMIIPDIVLAIALLSFFTLVKFTLGLHSIILAHVVFNIAFVCAVVRARLKSFDWSLTEASRDLGAGALTTFRKITFPLIWPAVIAAALLAFTLSVDEFIIAYFTAGAGQGSTTLPMQIYAMIRFGVTPEINAMATIILLVSFALVLMAQRFNRGAVPGT
- a CDS encoding glycosyltransferase — encoded protein: MAKKAVKKKAAKKTVKKVAVKKKARKVAKKPKKVIALFPEAAFGPALNSVGIGQALEKLGHKVVFLSDPGFLDVYKGYGFEAHPVNLSEPLPPEEMAKFWVDFINGHIPNFRKSPYDQIDNYVKGCWEMIVETAKWAEKDLPGVLTRVKPDVVCVDNVILFPAIKHYARDNDKPWVRVISCSENEIEDPDIPPHLSGCGEKDKNGFARYRERFNDVIGPIHDNFNQFLKSVGEAEYPLGQFFEASPHMNLLLYPSAVKFKRRHKLSPRQFQYLEGCVRKDAPYKVPKFKKNNDKPLLYVSFGSLGSGDVDLLKRLIVTIGKLPVRALVNVGDYMDQYTDVPPNVHIDKWYPQPSVIPQVDAVIHHGGNNSFTECLYFGKPALIMPYVWDGHDNATRVEETGHGFKLDRYEWTDEVMADRITRMLTDKKMKAKLKKTSSDMRKQKGPAKAAKVIDGLLRRRKAA
- a CDS encoding cupin domain-containing protein → MSKGLASTAPHIADPASYAGPLKDWGHQPNPIAGDSKSDGVLLHKGPNGQPEVGLWQCTPGTWPLSIPRDELCYFVSGRATYTHQSGETIEIVPGTAVLFPAGWTGICVVHETMRNVYILR
- a CDS encoding cupin domain-containing protein, producing the protein MIEGESRTSGIVLHKGPEGQSETGIWICTPGYWNCYVTKDEFCHFLTGRCTYTHESGDVIEIGPDTTAFFPQDWKGTCRVHETIRKVYMIR
- a CDS encoding homospermidine synthase, whose translation is MTLWPQHATWNGPIVMIGLGSIGRGTLPLILRHIACDRSKFTIIDPDDHNKHLADKEGIAFIKKALTPKNYKSILTPLLKSDQGQAFIVNLSVDVSSVDIQKLAQATGSLYIDTVVEPWLGFYYNSKLDNAARTNYAMRESMLAIKEKFKGGHTSVSCCGANPGMVSWYVKQALLDIAEATKVKVKEPKTREEWGKLMKRLGVKGIHIAERDTQRAKKPKPLDTFVNTWSVEGFISEGLQPAELGWGTHEKKLPPGGKKHKTGCGAAIYITRPGAETKVRTWTPTPGPQYGFLVTHNEAISIADYFTVREGRKVTYRPTCHYAYHPCNDAVLSMHEMFGNAGKKQSHIHILEEDEILDGRDELGVLIYGHKKNAYWYGSQLTIEEARKLAPYQNATGLQVTSAVLAGMVWAIENPKAGVVETDEMDFRRCLEVQMPYLGQMTGVYTDWNPLTDRQTLFAEEIDKRDPWQFSNILVK